Genomic DNA from Acidisoma sp. PAMC 29798:
GGGCTGAAAACTTTGAACAGCTCGCCATCGTTCCCACACTGGTCGTCACACCCTTAACCTTCCTGGGAGGCGCCTTCTACGCTGTCGATATGCTTCCGCAGCCCTGGCGAACGATCAACATGGTAAACCCGGTCGTCTATCTGGTCAGCGGGTTTCGATGGAGTTTCTACGGCACTGGGGATGTCGGCGTGGGAGCCAGTCTCGCCTTTACGGCTCTCTTCATGGCGCTTTGTCTCGGGGTTCTTTGGTGGATGTTCCGCACGGGGTATCGGCTCAAGCCATAACGACGCTGGCGGTTGCGAAAGCCAGCCGGAGATGACCCGCTCGGGCTAGTCCCCGTTCCGAGTATATGCGTGCGTCGCACCAAACTGTGTGTCGACGAGACAGAAAAGATTGAGACAGGTAAAGCAAACCCGTAAAGGCGTCATGTGTGCTATCCGTGCTGCCGCGATCGGCGATGATGATGTCGCGCGCGAAAGCCGGTGGAATTTCGCGAATGACGTCCCCGATCGTCCCCACCTCATTCAGCGTGGGGATGACGACGGCTACAGGCTCCATCGCATTCCGCAATTCTGGCAAGGCGCGGGCGGCACGTCGGACAGCAAGGACGTCCGGAAGTCGGTATAGGCCGGGCTGTTCCAGATCTCGCGCAGAGTTTGCTGCGTCGCGTCACCTAGCGTGTAGTTGCTATAGCCACGCACCGAGAAGGGCGCGATGCAGCAGGGCAGCGCGCGGCCATGGGCGGTGAAATACATCAGCGACCACGGCCGCCGACAGGTCGCCCAGGGCTGATCCTCCGACTGCCGCTTGAGGCTCATGCCGGGCTCGGTCGCGCCGGAGGCATCGAGCGTCACGCCGAGGGCCAGACCGATGGCCTGCGCGGCGGTGATGACCGCCTGTTCCTCCGCCTGCGTGCTTTCGAAGAGGGAACTTTCGGCACGCGCCATGCCATAGCCCTGCTCGTCGAAGACCAGCCGTTGGAGATGGACTTCGGACACGCCCATCGAAGCCGATAGCCGCACAAAGGCGGGCAGTTGATCGACGGTTTCTTTCATACCCGTGAGCCAAAGCGAGACGCGCGGCGTCGTCGCGCCG
This window encodes:
- a CDS encoding radical SAM protein → MTDQMIAQMTVPTTLRDPRRYFEDIATDRRTVAETPPVCLYLEVTNRCNLLCETCPRTFEVLEPPADMSWDLFTRIVDQVPNVARVVLHGVGEPMLVRDLPRMIRYLKDRGTYVLFNTNGTLMQPRRFQELIDTGLDELRVSLDAADRETYAKVRGKDYFNRIVRDVGKFIAYQKQVGATTPRVSLWLTGMKETVDQLPAFVRLSASMGVSEVHLQRLVFDEQGYGMARAESSLFESTQAEEQAVITAAQAIGLALGVTLDASGATEPGMSLKRQSEDQPWATCRRPWSLMYFTAHGRALPCCIAPFSVRGYSNYTLGDATQQTLREIWNSPAYTDFRTSLLSDVPPAPCQNCGMRWSL